Genomic segment of Nitrospinota bacterium:
ATACATGCTAATGGATTAGATGGACTCGTTTACCAGGAGGAGTCGGCAGTCAAAGCCAAGGCCAGTTTCAGCTTTGGCAGATATTCACTGATTTTAAAACGAGCCTTCAAGGAAGATGAAGGGGATATTGAATTCCTCACTGGAATACCAATCCCCATAGCTTTCAACGCCTGGGATGGATACCAGGAAGAAACCGGGAATAAAAAATCAGTCTCAAGCTGGTTCAAACTCTTACTCGAAGAATAAGAGGCTAACAGCCGGTAGCAAAGAGTGAATTTTTTTCATACCTACTTATTTCTATATGAGGAAAGACTCACCTTCCAAGATATTTTCATTCGTAAATTTTTATTAACCGAATGAAATATCATGTTGGTTAGTGTACATCAATCAACTCAACATCAAAAATCAAAGTAGCATTGGGTGGGATAACACCCCCAGCACCACGTGCACCATAACCCATAGACGGAGGTATAATAAGGGTTCGTTTGCCACCTACCATCATGCCCTTCACACCTTTATCCCAACCCTTTATCACTCTGCCGGCACCTAATGGAAATGTGAAATTGCCCGGACGATCACGTGAACTATCAAATTTTTTACCTTTAAGAGATTCAGCAGAGCCATCGTAAAGCCATCCTGTATAATGAACACTCACCATCTTACCAGCAACTGCTTCCTTACCAGCTCCTTTTTTCACATCAATTATTTTAAAATTCTCACTAGCAATACAAACATTGACCGATATAATTAGACAAAAAGAAAACATACATAGTCTAATCAAATTTTTCATTACATTCATTTTAATCTCATAAAAAATTATTAATTTTACAACTGAAACATTATAACGAGTTTAAGAGGTGAAGATTACCAATTGAAGAATTAAAAAAATACGACATATTACTGATCCAACTATTTGATATCTAGTAAACCCTAAATTCAAGCAAAAAAAAACAGCATCGGAACGAAAGTTCCGATGCTGTAATTTTTTAATGATACTTACTTGGCGGTCAACGTGAAATCAGCTTTCGCTGCGCCACCAGATACTGTTACCTCTGCAGTAGATTCTCCAACATACGGCTGCCATGCAGTTACTTTATACTTTCCGTCA
This window contains:
- a CDS encoding FKBP-type peptidyl-prolyl cis-trans isomerase; protein product: MFSFCLIISVNVCIASENFKIIDVKKGAGKEAVAGKMVSVHYTGWLYDGSAESLKGKKFDSSRDRPGNFTFPLGAGRVIKGWDKGVKGMMVGGKRTLIIPPSMGYGARGAGGVIPPNATLIFDVELIDVH